The following DNA comes from Microcella sp..
CGCCGCCAGAGCATCCTGCCGGTGCAGCGCGATGAGGCGTCGGCTCGCACCGCGCCCGATGAGTGCCGCGATGATGCCGGCCGTGAGAATGGCGAGTGCGGGAATCACCGCACTCGTCAGCACGCGCCAACCGTCGTCAGACGCCCACCACGCCAGAAAGTCGTTCCCCCATGTCATGCTCGGCAGAGTACCCCCCGTCTGGGGGTAGACGCTACTTTCTGCCATCCTCTTGCCGCTGAGCGATCGTCGTGATAGGGCCCGTATCGAGCGCCAGGTCGGCGTCAATCACCTTTCCGGCGCGGGCGGTCTGGGCCACGATGATGCCCGCGAGCACGATGCCAGCCCCGATGATCTGCACGGGGTCGAGCGCTTCGCCGAGCCAGACCCAGGCCACGGCGAAGGCGAAGACAACCTCGCTCGAGGCGACAATGCCTGCCGCCGTGGCGGGCAGATGACGCAGGGCGGCGAGGCTGAGCAAGAAGGGCGCGAACGAGCCCATCACCACGTTCCAGGCCAGCGGAACCGCCATGGGCACCTCGAGCACGGCACCCGCCCCGCCGATGTCGACGGGGGTCGAGAAGATGCCCGGCGAGAGCTCCCACCAGCCGCTGACAAACGACCAGAAGATCGCGGCGATCGTCATGGTCCAGAACGAGACCGCCAGGGGAGAGATGCGCGATACTTGGCGCTCGCCGACCAAGAAGTAGAGCGCGAGGCACACGGCCGCGGCCAGGGCGAGCACGACGCCGAGCGCATCGAGGGTGCTGGCCCACACTTGCGCGACCACGGCGAGACCCACGAGTACGAAAGCGATCGCGACCCACAGGCGCGCCTTGACGGGTTCTTTCAGCACGAAGTAGGCGACGAGCGCCACCATGAGCACGGCCGTGTACTCGAGCAGCAGCGCGATGCCCACGGGCAGCAGCTGTACGGCTGCGGCGTAAGTCGCCTGCAGCAGTGCGACGCCGAATACTCCCAGCACGATCATGATGAGCCACTGGTCGCGCGGTAGTCGGAAGGCCCGGCGGTCGATCACGAGCAGCACCAACCCGGCGATGAGGGCCGTGCCGACGAGACGAAACTCGGTGACCTGCGCAGGAGAAAGCCCTGCTTCCATCGTGATCTTGGTGACCGAACCGTTGGCCCCGAAGAGCACCGCTGCGAGCAGCGCGTAGACGTATCCCACCGCCGTGGCTAGCGCGAGCCGGTGCCGTGCACCGCGTGGGGTTCGATGGCGGCGAGCTCGTCGGCGGTGAGGGCGTCGCCGTGCAGTGCGTCAAGGCTGTTGTCGAGCTGGCGCACACTGCTCGCGCCGATGAGCGCGCTCGTGACCTGGGGGTGGCGCAGCACCCACAGCAGCGCGAGCTGCGCGAGCGACTGACCGCGCGCCTCGGCGATCGCGTTGAGCGCCCGCGCTCGGCCCAAGTAGGCCTCATCGATGTTGTCGCCGCTGATCCACCGGCCCTCGGCCGCGCGCGAGTCGGCGGGAATACCGTCGAGGTACCGCCCGGTGAGCAGGCCCTGGGCGAGCGGAGAAAAGACGATGCTGCCCAGCTCGAGCTCTGCGAGAGCATCCAGCAAGCCGTCTTCCATGCGCCGATCGAACATGTTGTATCGGGGCTGGTGAATGAGCAGGGGAATACCCAGTTCGCCGAGGATGCGGTGCGCCTCGCGCGTCTGCTGCGCGTCGTAGTTCGAGATGCCCGCGTAGCGCGCCTTGCCGCTCGTGACTGCGGTGGCGAGGGCGCCCATCGTCTCGTCGAGCGGGGTCTCGGGGTCGGGGCGGTGGCTGTAGAAGATGTCGACGTAGTCGAGCCCGAGCCGCGTGAGACTCGCGTCGAGCGAGCTCAGCAGGTACTTGCGCGAACCCCACTCGCCGTAAGGCCCCGGCCACATGTAGTAGCCCGCCTTCGTCGAGATGATGAGCTCGTCGCGGTACGGCCGAAGATCGTCGCGCAGCAGCCGGCCGAAGTTTTCTTCGGCACTGCCCGCGGGCGGGCCGTAGTTGTTCGCCAGATCGAAATGGGTGACGCCGCGGTCGAACGCCCGACGCACGATCGCGCGCTGCGTCTCGATCGCTCGGTCGTCGCCGAAGTTGTTCCACAGGCCGAGCGAGATGCGCGGCAGACGCAGTCCGCTGCGCCCGACCCGCGCATATTCGAGCAGCTCGTAGCGGTCAGCAGCGGCGGTGTAAGCGTCATGAGTGTCAGGCATGAGTACAGCGTATGACCGGCCGGCACCCGGCCAGCACACGCTGCTCGGTCGTAGTATTCGGCCATGCGAACCTTTCATCTCGCCGGCGGTTGCTTCTGGTGCCTCGACGCGGTCTACCGCGTGCTCGACGGTGTTCACGACGTCGTCTCGGGGTACACGGGCGGCCACGTCGAGAACCCCTCCTACGAGCTCATCTGCACCGGGTCGACCGGTCATGCCGAAGCGGTCGCGGTCACGTTCGACCCCGACGTGATCCCCGCCGACGTCATTCTCGACGTGTTTTTCACGCTGCACGACCCGCGCCAGCTCAACCGTCAAGGCAACGACGTGGGCACGCAGTACCGCTCTGCCATGTTCTACGCCGACGACGAGCAGAAGGCTCTGTTCGAGGCGGCACGCGACCGAGCCTCCGAGTACTGGGAGGGCGGCATCGTCACCGAGATCTCGCCGCTGGAGAAGTACTTCATCGCCGAGGACTACCACCAAGACTTCTTCGCCAAGAACCCGGGGCAGGGCTACTGCCTTGCTGTCGCGCTGCCCAAGGTCAACAAGATTCGGCAGTCGTACGCCTCGTATGTCAAGGCCTCCTGAGAGCATCCGCCCCCTCGACACGGGTCGCTGAGGAGCGTATCGTCGGCCGCGCACCAGAGCTGTTCGGCCTGACGACGAAGGAGGCTCTCATGAGCGCATCGACAGAGACGACGACCTGGGTGGCCCGCGGGGGCGCGGGCACCGTCGGCACGATTCATCGCGACGATCAGGGGTACAGAGTGCGCATCGCGTCGCACGCTGACGAGCGCGGACCGTTCGCCTCGCTCGAGGTCGCGAAGCGCGCGCTGCACGCCGCACTGGGCCCGGGAGCCGAGCGGCCAGAGTTTGTCGGCCACTGACAGACGCCGCGGCTGACCTGCTGACCGAACAGCCAGCGGGTCGGCCTCGCGCGCTCCTCCCCACCGCGGCTGTGGCGAGTTCTCTCCCCGTTCGCGGATGCTCGCTCGATGACGCGCGTGCTGACGAGCACACTCCTGCACGGGCGCCGGCGTTCTCCGGCACGAACCGTCGGCGCCCACCCGACACTCATCCGCAGGAGGACACCATGACCGACATCATCACTTTGACCGGGCTCGTCGCCACGAACCCCCGGCACATTACGACGAGCGAGGGGCTCGCGATCACCTCGTTCCGGCTCGCCTCGAACCAGCGCCGCTTCGACCGCGGTCAGAACGCCTGGGTCGACGGCGACACGAACTGGTACACGATCACGGCGTTCCGCCAACTCGGCGTGCACGTCGCCTCATCGGTCGAGAAGGGGCAGCGCGTCATCGTCACCGGGCGCGTGCGCGTGCGCGACTGGGAGAGCGGCGAGAAGTCGGGCACGACCATCGAGATCGATGCAGAGTCGATCGGGCACGACCTCACCTGGGGTCGTGCGACCTTCACGCGCAGTGTCATCGCATCGCGCGGCGAGGGCGGCAGCGCCGAGGCGTCTGACACGTCGCCGAGCGCGGGCGCGGCGGCCGACGAGGGCGATGGCGCGACCGACAGGTCACTGCTCGACGCCGCACCGGCAGAGTCAGAGTTGGTACCAGCGGGGGCGACGACCCCCTTCTGAGCGACGCGCCGTCTCAGCGAACGCGAATCCCCCCACGCTGCCACATCGTGACAGCAGCGACACGGGGGTTCGCGTTCTCGCTTGTATCGAGACCGAGTGCGACGAAGAGGCGATGCAGCATCGTCTCGACCGCTCGCGTGGTTGTGCCCCGCGCTTCGGCGAGTGCTCGGGTCGACGCGCCTGCCGCGAGCATGCGCAGCACTTCGGCTTGCGCCGCTGTCACCGACGGCACGCCGTCGTCGTGCGGTTCGTCGAAGAGGTCGGCGTGATCATCCGGTGCGCCGCTGATCGCGCGTTGAACGGCGTCTGCCAGCTCGTCGATGCGCCCGAGCTGCGACTTCACGAGGTAGACGGCACCGCGAGGAATCCGCTGTGGGTCAGGAACGGCGAGCTCAGGCGATCGATGCGAGGTGAGCACGACCAGGCCAACCCACGGAAACTCGTCGGCGACGAATCGCAGCAGGTCGGCTCCGTTCTCGGCGGTGCCGAAGTTGAGGTCGCTGATCACGGCGTGCGGGTCGGTGTCGCGCACGGCTTCGAGCGCTTGCTCGACTGAGGTGGTCGCGGTGACGGCGTAGCCCTGTGCTTCGAGTCCGCCACGGACGAGCGAGAGGGTGAACGCGTCGTCGTCGGCGATCACGACGCGCAGGGCCCGGTTCTCGGCTGTGCTCATTCTCGATCCGCTCTCGTCGACTCGTGCTCGTGAAGCGTGTCGCGAACGGTTCGCAGCAACAGGCTCGTGGTGTAGGGCTTCGGCAAGAACCGTGACACGCCCATGCCGACCGAAGCGGAAGAATCGCCGTGCGAGGTCAACCCGCTCGCCGCGATGATCGGAATCTCAGGGTGATGCTCTTCGAGGTACGCGGTGGTCGCCGCGCCATCCATGACGGGCATCATCATGTCAGTGATGACCAGATCGACGGGATCGCCGCCCGACTCGATGAAGTCGATCCCCTCCTGACCATTCGACGCCTGTGTCGTGCGGAAACCGTGGGCTTCGAGGGTCTGGCACGTGATGCGTCTGACGAACTCTTCATCATCCACGACGAGCACGTGCTCGCCCGCTCCCTGAGGCAGCGGCTCGCCGTCGGCCAGAGTCGGTCGCGATTGCTCGACTGTCGAACTGATCGGAACACCGACGCGAAAGCACGTGCCATGATCGGGCTCGCTGTAGACCTGCAAGAAGCCGCCGTGGCTGCGCACGATCGCCAGCGTGGTCGAGAGGCCCAGCCCTGTGCCCTTGCCCGCGTCTTTCGTCGTGAAGAAGGGCTCGAAGACCTTCGCCACGACGTCGGGCGTCATACCGTGCCCCGAGTCTTCGACCGAGAACACTGCGTACTCGCCGGCCGAGGCCGTGTGCCCGATAGAGACGACCTCGGTGTCGTGCTGCTCGATGGCTGCGGTAACCCGTAATCGGCCGCCCTCGGGCATCGCATCTCGTGCGTTCAGAAGCAGATTAATCATGACCTGCATGAACTGAGTCGCGTCGCCCGTCGACGAGGCAAGCGATTCGGGGCGGTTGACCTCGAGCGCGATCGTGTGTGGCAGGGCGTCGCGCGCGTAGGTCTCGACGTCGTCGAGCAAGTTGTCCATCGAAATACTCTCGCGACGACCTTCGACACCTCTGGCGAACGCGAGCACCTGACGCACCATTTCGGCGCCGCGCTTCACCGACGATTCAAGGGTCGCGAGCAACTCGAGTCGGCCGGGGTCTCGTTCATCGTGCGCGAGCAGCTGAGCCGACATGAGAATCGGGGTCAGCACGTTGTTGAGGTCGTGAGCGATGCCGCCCGCGAGCGTGCCGAGGCTCTCCATGCGCTGCGAGCGCGCCCGAGTCTCCTGCTCTCTGCGGTAGGCCGTGATGTCGGTATTGACGCAGAGCACGGCCTCGGGCTCACCGTCGGCACCGTGCAGCACCTGCCATCGGCAGTCGGCCACGATCGACCTGCCGCCGCGAGTGCGCTGCATGAGCTCGCCCGCCCAGTAGCCCTCGCGCATCACTTCGTCTGCTGCAGCGTTGAACTCGTCGAGGTCGTCGTAGATCAGCTCGGTGACCACCGCGCCGAGCGCTTCAGCGACGGGAATCTCGTAGAGCTCGGCCGCCGAGCGGTTCCAGTACCGCACCCGGTGGTCGAGACCTCGCACGATGATGGCATCGCGCGCGATATCGAGCAACGCTGCCTGTTCTGCGAGTCGCCGAGTGGTGTCGAGTTCTCGTTCACGTGCTGACACGTCGGCCGTCGCATCGCGCATGTGCAGCACAACGCCGGTCTCGACCGGGTAGATCGTGACGTCGACCCAACGCTCGGTGAGTTCGACCCACTCCTGGTGAACGACGCTTTCGCGCGAGTTGGCGGCCTGTCGAAAGGCGGTCTCGAACGGGGTTCCGATCGTCGAGGGGTAGACGCTCCACAGGTCGGTTTCCACGAGCTCGGCAGCCTGCCTACCGAGCAGCTCTTCGGCTCGGGGGTTCACGAAGGTCACACGCCACGAGGCGTCGAGAAAGATCAGCCCGTCTGAGATCGTGCGCAGCGACGTCGCGAGGCGCTCTTCAAGATCGCGAGCGCGGCCGCGTTCCACGGCGTACTCAGAGATGTCCCACACGGCACCGTGCGCCCTGACGATCGAGCCATCGCTCCCGCGTTCGGCCTCACCGATCGTTCGCACCGTGAGACGCGTGCCGTCGGTCGTAACCATGGTCGACTCAACATCGAACGACTCGCCCGTGTCGAGGCATCGCTGCAGCAGGCCCGCAACGCGCTCGCGGTCGCCCGGAGGATGGAGGTTCCACGCGACCTCGTTGGTGAGAGGTATCTCTGTCGAGATCCCGAACATGCGCAGTGTGTCGTCGGTGAGGCGGATGCGCTTCGTGCGAGCATCCACCGACCACCCCCCGAACCGAGCCATGCGGCCCGCGAGCCGCAGCATGTCTTCGCTCGCTCTCGTGCGCTGCAGGGCATGCGCTCGGTCAGAGACGTCGACGGCGCAGCCGACAACGGCCACGGTCTCGCCGCCGAGCCTTACCGGAAGGTTGGTGATCTGCGCGAGAAAGTCCGTGCCGTCGGGCCGCACACCCGAGGCTTCGTACTGCACACTCTCGCCGCGTGCCGCCTCGCCGAACTTCTTGCGCACGAAGCGCAAGTCGATCGCCGCCACCGTGTCATCGAACGTCTGACCGAGCAAGCTCGCGCGGTCTGCCTGCACGCGCTCGCACAGAGCGTCGTTGACGGCGAGGAAGCGACCGTCGAGGTCGAGAAGGTAAGCCGCATCGGGATGCGCATCGACCAGCACCGTGAACGCCATGGCGAGCGCGCCGACACCATCGACGTCGGTAGCCAGAGGCGGGGTTCCGGTGGCGTCGATCATGGTGGTGCGATCACCGAGCCCTCGAGCAGCCTCCGAACCCTCGACAGCAGGTCGTCGAGGTCGATCGGCTTGCGGGCGTAGTCGGCACGAATCGCAGGAAGATCGTCGGGCGGCGTCGCTTCACCGCTCAGCACCAGGATCGGAAGATCGGGATGCACGTTGCGGAGCCCGCCGAGCGTGTCACGCACCGTACCGCCCGGCATGTTGATGTCGAGCACCACGAGGTCGTGCCGTTGCTCAGCCTGTGCGATGACTTCTTGCACGTCACCCGCTTCGTGCACGTCATACCCCTGAGACTCGAGGGCCATACGCAGCACACGGCGCACCAGAGGATCGTCGTCGGCGATGAGCACCGAGACGTTCGACCCTTCGGGCGTGGTCATGCCCTCAGTGTAGGCGCGGGTCTGTCGTGGCGGACACCTGCGGGGCCTCGCAACGAGGCCCCCGTTAGGGGGAGGAGGGTGAGTCGACAGAGGCGATGACCGTGAGGTCTCGAGAGGCGGCGCGCAGGTGGTCGAGCACCGAGTCGACGAGCGTCGAGTCGACCGCAGAGCTCGATGCGGCATCGGCGGGCGAGGCCGTCGCTGTGAAGTTCAGGGCCATGACGCATGCCGCGAGCCGCCCCTGTACGGGCCCGTGCATGAGCTCGACGAGGCGCAACCGCTCTCGATCGACCCGTGCGTCGTGCGCATTGCGCTCGAGCTCGAGCTGCTCACTCTTCTGCCTGACCGCGTCGCACGCCTCACGGTTCGCGTCGGCGAGCACGACCGCACCGACCAGCACGACGCACGCGATCGCGAGGGCGACGACGAGCAGAGGTACCACTGCCAGACCGTTGGTCGTGATCGGATCAATTCCGCTGTTCAGCATAAGATACACCGTGGCTCCGATGCCTGCGGTGCAGGCGAGCACGGTGGCGCGCTGGTCGCGCGCCCAGCGGCTATCGGGCGCGAAGCGGGTGACGAGCCACGGTACGAGGCCAATGATCAGCGAGGCCACGGTGATCGAGACGATCAGCTCGATCGCCGCGAGAGAGCCGAAGACTCGCCAGACGTCGGGCAACAGCACAGCCGTCGTCGACAGCGCAGTGAGACCTGCGATGACCCAGGGCAGGCGCGGAGGCACATCGAACGCGCGGCGCACGCTCGAGCGCACCGGGGCGAGATCCGGTACTGGGCCTCTCGTGGGCTCGAGAAGGTCGGCTGTGCGGTCATGCAGCTGTGACACACGCAGACTCAATTCTGCGAGCGAACCTGCGCTCAGGCGGTCGCGCGTCGACTCGAGGCTCGCCACGAGCTCGCTGAGGGCCGGCTGCAGCGACTCGCGAACGGCGATGTTGAGCGACCGCCGCACCTCATTGCCCGACTCGCCAGCTTGTGTGCGCTGCTCTTCGATGTCTGCCGTCGTCGAGTCCAGAGCGCCCAATAGCAGTCGCCGTCGATCGATCTGCGCGGCGGTGTAGACGACGAGCGGAACCCAGACAACGCTGCCCAGAAGCCAGACGAGCGACCGCTCGACGTATTCGGGGTCAGCGCCGGCGACAGACTGCGCCAGTGCTCCGCCGATGACTCCGCGAGCGATGGCCGCGGCGATCCAGAGCACGGTGACGACCGCTAGAGGGAGCAGGGCACTGCGCCGTCGGGCCAGTGCTCCGCCGCCGAGCACGATGACACCCACCGCAAGATGCTGAACCACGGCCGACAGCAGAGGCCACCACCACGACTCAAAGCCCGTGATGCTCTCGCGCAGGCCGACGATGAGCGCGGTCGGCACGAACAGGCCGACCCACATCGCCCAGTGGGTCGCCCACGGGCCGCCGAGCGCTTCGCGCAACGTCATTCGGGATAACTCGCCTTCAGCCGCACGGTCGGTGCGTGCAAGTCGCAACGCTCCGATGATGCCTTAACTGAGGCGGTCGTTCCTGGTCTCACCCGAAGAGACCAGGAACGACCGCTGTCGCAGCGGTTCTGCGTCGACCCGAACGACTCAGAACCACCGGAGCTCGAAGCGGCCCCCGGCGATCCCCCGATCACCGTCCGCTTCGTTCCGTTGCTTGATCATGGTCTCTGGGTTGTGGAGAGTGCAAGCGCTGCCACGCCGGGGTGTTCGCAATGCGAACCACGGGCCTTCGAGCTCTCGCGAGAGGGGTTCACGAAAGGCGACCCTAGAATCGGACGTGCGCCAACGGGCGCGAGCGTGAGAGGGCAGTTATGCGGATCGAGGTGGTGCGGGCATCCGTCGTCGCCGTGCTCGGCCTCGCGCTGCTCGTCGCCGGGTGCGCACCCATCGATGCGCAACCCTCACCGACCGACGGGCCGTCAGCCGAACCGACGGCCAGCGCGACTCCCCAACCTGAGCCCGAATTCGTCGACGGCGGCACCGCCGGGCAGAACCGGCCCTACTTCGAGTTTCTGCTGACGGGCATGCTCGAGCGCAATCCCGAGCCGTCGAGCGAGACAGTCGTCAATGCCCTCGTCAGCGGCGGCTTCGACAAGGCGAGCATGCAGGTGACGGCCGACACGACCCCGGTCGGCCAGCGCGCAGACTCGATCTTGGTCTCGGTGCTCATCGGCGACCAGTGCCTCATCGGCCAGATCATCGACTCTGGGCTGACGTCGCAGTTGGCCGACGTGCTCGGCACGGGGCGGTGTCTCATCGGCGAGACGCTCTCCATAGACTGGTAGGCATGGCCGAATTCATTTACACCATGGTCCGCGCGCGCAAGGCGGTCGGCGACAAGCTCATTCTCGATGACGTGACGATGTCGTTCTTCCCCGGAGCCAAGATCGGCATGGTCGGCCCCAACGGTGCCGGAAAATCGACGATCATCAAGATCATGGCGGGTCTCGACACGCCGTCGAACGGCGAAGCGCGGCTGAGCCCCGACTACACCGTGGGCATTCTCATGCAAGAGCCCGAGCTCGACGAGTCGAAGACGGTGCTCGAGAACGTGCAAGAAGGCGTGCGCGAGCTCGCCGACAAGCTGCACCGGTTCAATGAGATCTCGGCCGCGATGGCCGACCCCGACGCCGACTTCGATGCTCTCTTGGCCGAGATGGGCGGGCTGCAGGAAGAACTCGACGCCCAGAACGGGTGGGATCTCGATTCGCAGCTGGAGCAGGCGATGGATGCTCTGCGCTGCCCGCCCGGCGACGAGCTCGTCACCCATCTCTCGGGTGGAGAAAAGCGCCGCGTGGCACTGTGCAAGCTGCTGCTGGAGAAGCCCGATCTGCTTCTGCTCGACGAGCCCACTAACCACCTCGACGCCGAGAGCGTGCTGTGGCTC
Coding sequences within:
- a CDS encoding EamA family transporter: MGYVYALLAAVLFGANGSVTKITMEAGLSPAQVTEFRLVGTALIAGLVLLVIDRRAFRLPRDQWLIMIVLGVFGVALLQATYAAAVQLLPVGIALLLEYTAVLMVALVAYFVLKEPVKARLWVAIAFVLVGLAVVAQVWASTLDALGVVLALAAAVCLALYFLVGERQVSRISPLAVSFWTMTIAAIFWSFVSGWWELSPGIFSTPVDIGGAGAVLEVPMAVPLAWNVVMGSFAPFLLSLAALRHLPATAAGIVASSEVVFAFAVAWVWLGEALDPVQIIGAGIVLAGIIVAQTARAGKVIDADLALDTGPITTIAQRQEDGRK
- a CDS encoding aldo/keto reductase, which codes for MPDTHDAYTAAADRYELLEYARVGRSGLRLPRISLGLWNNFGDDRAIETQRAIVRRAFDRGVTHFDLANNYGPPAGSAEENFGRLLRDDLRPYRDELIISTKAGYYMWPGPYGEWGSRKYLLSSLDASLTRLGLDYVDIFYSHRPDPETPLDETMGALATAVTSGKARYAGISNYDAQQTREAHRILGELGIPLLIHQPRYNMFDRRMEDGLLDALAELELGSIVFSPLAQGLLTGRYLDGIPADSRAAEGRWISGDNIDEAYLGRARALNAIAEARGQSLAQLALLWVLRHPQVTSALIGASSVRQLDNSLDALHGDALTADELAAIEPHAVHGTGSR
- the msrA gene encoding peptide-methionine (S)-S-oxide reductase MsrA yields the protein MRTFHLAGGCFWCLDAVYRVLDGVHDVVSGYTGGHVENPSYELICTGSTGHAEAVAVTFDPDVIPADVILDVFFTLHDPRQLNRQGNDVGTQYRSAMFYADDEQKALFEAARDRASEYWEGGIVTEISPLEKYFIAEDYHQDFFAKNPGQGYCLAVALPKVNKIRQSYASYVKAS
- a CDS encoding methyltransferase; protein product: MSASTETTTWVARGGAGTVGTIHRDDQGYRVRIASHADERGPFASLEVAKRALHAALGPGAERPEFVGH
- a CDS encoding single-stranded DNA-binding protein, whose product is MTDIITLTGLVATNPRHITTSEGLAITSFRLASNQRRFDRGQNAWVDGDTNWYTITAFRQLGVHVASSVEKGQRVIVTGRVRVRDWESGEKSGTTIEIDAESIGHDLTWGRATFTRSVIASRGEGGSAEASDTSPSAGAAADEGDGATDRSLLDAAPAESELVPAGATTPF
- a CDS encoding response regulator, with product MSTAENRALRVVIADDDAFTLSLVRGGLEAQGYAVTATTSVEQALEAVRDTDPHAVISDLNFGTAENGADLLRFVADEFPWVGLVVLTSHRSPELAVPDPQRIPRGAVYLVKSQLGRIDELADAVQRAISGAPDDHADLFDEPHDDGVPSVTAAQAEVLRMLAAGASTRALAEARGTTTRAVETMLHRLFVALGLDTSENANPRVAAVTMWQRGGIRVR
- a CDS encoding PAS domain S-box protein, whose translation is MIDATGTPPLATDVDGVGALAMAFTVLVDAHPDAAYLLDLDGRFLAVNDALCERVQADRASLLGQTFDDTVAAIDLRFVRKKFGEAARGESVQYEASGVRPDGTDFLAQITNLPVRLGGETVAVVGCAVDVSDRAHALQRTRASEDMLRLAGRMARFGGWSVDARTKRIRLTDDTLRMFGISTEIPLTNEVAWNLHPPGDRERVAGLLQRCLDTGESFDVESTMVTTDGTRLTVRTIGEAERGSDGSIVRAHGAVWDISEYAVERGRARDLEERLATSLRTISDGLIFLDASWRVTFVNPRAEELLGRQAAELVETDLWSVYPSTIGTPFETAFRQAANSRESVVHQEWVELTERWVDVTIYPVETGVVLHMRDATADVSARERELDTTRRLAEQAALLDIARDAIIVRGLDHRVRYWNRSAAELYEIPVAEALGAVVTELIYDDLDEFNAAADEVMREGYWAGELMQRTRGGRSIVADCRWQVLHGADGEPEAVLCVNTDITAYRREQETRARSQRMESLGTLAGGIAHDLNNVLTPILMSAQLLAHDERDPGRLELLATLESSVKRGAEMVRQVLAFARGVEGRRESISMDNLLDDVETYARDALPHTIALEVNRPESLASSTGDATQFMQVMINLLLNARDAMPEGGRLRVTAAIEQHDTEVVSIGHTASAGEYAVFSVEDSGHGMTPDVVAKVFEPFFTTKDAGKGTGLGLSTTLAIVRSHGGFLQVYSEPDHGTCFRVGVPISSTVEQSRPTLADGEPLPQGAGEHVLVVDDEEFVRRITCQTLEAHGFRTTQASNGQEGIDFIESGGDPVDLVITDMMMPVMDGAATTAYLEEHHPEIPIIAASGLTSHGDSSASVGMGVSRFLPKPYTTSLLLRTVRDTLHEHESTRADRE
- a CDS encoding response regulator, producing MTTPEGSNVSVLIADDDPLVRRVLRMALESQGYDVHEAGDVQEVIAQAEQRHDLVVLDINMPGGTVRDTLGGLRNVHPDLPILVLSGEATPPDDLPAIRADYARKPIDLDDLLSRVRRLLEGSVIAPP
- a CDS encoding DUF6993 domain-containing protein, whose amino-acid sequence is MRIEVVRASVVAVLGLALLVAGCAPIDAQPSPTDGPSAEPTASATPQPEPEFVDGGTAGQNRPYFEFLLTGMLERNPEPSSETVVNALVSGGFDKASMQVTADTTPVGQRADSILVSVLIGDQCLIGQIIDSGLTSQLADVLGTGRCLIGETLSIDW